From the Trichoplusia ni isolate ovarian cell line Hi5 chromosome 1, tn1, whole genome shotgun sequence genome, the window TGTTGGACAAAATGAATTGAAAGATGACTATGATTAATGggtgaatgaattaaaaaaaacaggaaaaaatgATTTCTATATAGGCAGGGCTTAACAGAAAATTGATATTAGCAAATAATCGTGTGCATCcgtgcttgttctgagtctctGAGTGTCaatgtgcacgtgatttgtatgtttgtgaaacccccgcgacacaaggattaaattccttaaaaaaatacgtggTCACACGGTTTGTTAGATTTTTGAAGGACGATAATGAAgaaatagaaaagtttaaagaGGACCAATATTCTCACCATCCTTCAGTATTTGTCAATGGtgacatttgaaaacaaatgtgaaaaatcttgaaattcaaatttttgttGGGTTATTCTCTTTAGGAACGAAATTTCTTGGTAACTATCGTTTTTAAACTGCCTGAAAATAGTGTAATTACTtgaagaacttttttttttttttgatattagttTCATAGTAAGACAGGAACGTCTGCTCATTCTCATTTGACTAAAAGATTTGAGGCTATCACGAATgctctttaaataatgtttatttgtattgaagcATCTAATTGTTACATGTGATGTTTCTTTTACTAGTTTGCaagtcttaattttttattttattttaaaactgtaataaacttttagctctatagtttttattatgattggCAACCTATaatgaaagagaaacaaaaaacttgggtaattcaatattttttgtatttaatgcaatttggaaatttttcgtaatttttgcaGAAATAACTAaaccaatgttttttgtttggaGTACTAATTACCTTTATTTGTAACTATGAagataataaaagtacaaaacaaagtttgtatatttttattaaaatataacatttaaacatCTTTGTTTACcgttaattatatcattacaacgataactatttaataatgaGTATTAAGGAAGAGGTAGCTACATAcacatatataaaaattaagtaggtaagtatataACAATTGTCAGGATACGTATACATAATTGTCTTacataatacttaaaaatattaaagccaGGTActgagtattaaataaaaatatacattaacaactaaatattgacataaaaacgtatatacacataaataaagaagaaaatataacgaaaaacaaaaatatgactgAAGTAACTTAAACAACGAAACGGCATAAACGTCATTTATCGAATAATAACGCAAGTCATGACAAgacgttaataaattattaaataaatcattcaataaataactGGCACGCACACATCCATAcaagataaataatacttaaatacattGAAGATCGGAGAAATCAGTTGAAAAGGGGCCATGGAACCGGGTCGCTAAGGTTTCTGCGCGGAGTACGCCAAGTTCTGAGCCTCGAGCGAGCGGCcccagccgccgccgccgtgccCGCCCCCGCTGCCGCTGCTGCTGTACGACGAGCCTCCGGAGTCACCCCCGTACCCACTCGTGCCCGCACTGTAGTCATGGCTCGATGTGTGATGTGGGTGAGCAATCACCTCATACGTCACGTGCTTCTGCTGCGACAGCAACTTCTTCAGTCCAATGATCGCTGACAACACCAACGCGAGCTTTCCGATCAGCAACGCCTTTCCTGCAATCAGCGCTATGGCGCCAATAGCCAACGGCATCAACGCCATCATCTTGAGAGCCACCGCGGCTATCAGCGGTCCGAGGATCTTGGCCGCCTTCTTCTTCTTCCCTCTGCCCTCACTGACTTCATTGTCCTCAGTGAACGATGACACAGTATCTTCGAGCGCGCGTCCTGCACTTGACACCGCGTCAATCACATCGGAACCTTTCACTTCAACTCTCAAGGAATGCGTCTCGAAGTAACTCTTCAACCGTGAAACAGGATCTAGAGCTCTCGGTGCTCCTGTGTCTGTGGGGACGTCAGCTGACTTGACGACGGTGACTCCATCGCTGAGGGAGAAGGACTCCTTCTGTCCGATCATCTTGTCGACGAACGAGAAGAATTTGTACTTGAGGCATGTTGTGGATTCCTTCCTGAGGCAGTCGGTCAGGCCGTCGATGTCGTTGTCCGTGTGGCCCGAGTCTTGGGCTGGGAGCGCGTGCGCGACCGCGAATAAGAGCAAGACAGTCGACCGTCTCATCGTGAATGTAAGCTACATCTGCGCGCCCGCATCGCGCACGATCCTATATAGCCTCGAGCAAGTGTGGCAGCCACCAAAATGGACTTTCTCAGTCTGGAAGTAAAAGTCCAGGTTTCATAACGAAAGCCTTGTGCGGTCATTGTAAAGGTCGTGAACTTGGGATGCGGACTTTTGGTTTACTAAGTAGGTCATATACTTTTTGGGACCTAGATTAGTTTAGTAGGCTAGTCTAGTGCATTTCGTGTGAAAGTTCAATgcgttttttaattgttattgttgtctTGGGAATTAGCGGTTAACGGTTAGGATATGtgcttttgttaaatatctTGATGAGAATGTTTTATCAAGGTAGGTTGtatgattaaaatgttttaatcttaatgtttcgttttttaaaCCTTGGTCATTCGTCTCCACCCCTTAACTATTAAATTGTGCAAAGTTTAAACAAGAACAGAGtacatattttgcatttttctaAGTTGAACCGAAAGTTCTTAAAAATTAAGCTTTCTGTAATTAAGGCTCTCATTATTAAAGATGAGTAAGCACTTTGACTCAAAGATGAAGATGATCTCAGAATCATCCATATTTTGA encodes:
- the LOC113498716 gene encoding uncharacterized protein LOC113498716, with translation MRRSTVLLLFAVAHALPAQDSGHTDNDIDGLTDCLRKESTTCLKYKFFSFVDKMIGQKESFSLSDGVTVVKSADVPTDTGAPRALDPVSRLKSYFETHSLRVEVKGSDVIDAVSSAGRALEDTVSSFTEDNEVSEGRGKKKKAAKILGPLIAAVALKMMALMPLAIGAIALIAGKALLIGKLALVLSAIIGLKKLLSQQKHVTYEVIAHPHHTSSHDYSAGTSGYGGDSGGSSYSSSGSGGGHGGGGWGRSLEAQNLAYSAQKP